Below is a genomic region from Pseudomonadota bacterium.
AAGACGCTCCGTCTTAGAATCCAAAGCACTCGTATGCTCATCCAGAAGAAGAATTTTGGGATTTGAAGAAAGGGCCATCCGACATGCAATAACTTGTCTCTGTCCTCCTGACAAAGATCCTAATGGCAAATGAAGATATTTTTCGTACCCCAGCCCAAGTTCCTTAAGATTTTTTTCGATAGAATAGGCATGCCTCTCATAAAATTTTAATCGGGTTTTTTGACCTCTTAATAAGCTTAATGTCATATTTTCAAGAACATTCATATCTGTTAAAGCTGCCAGAGAAATATCCTGCGTAACAGTACTAACAAGATGGGATCTTTGATAAAGAGACTTATTTGTTATGTCTTCTCCATCAAGTATAATTGTTCCAGAGTCACAAGAATGTACGCCCGAAATTGTTTTAAGCAGCGTAGACTTTCCAGAACCATTAGAGCCAATAATAATACAAAATTCCCCTTCTTCTACAGAAAAATCAATCTCTTTTAAAACAGGAGAAACGCATTCGGGAAATGATTTACAAACTTTTGACAAACTTAACATAATTCTACTCAATAACTGTGATGTTAATTGTGCTGTTGAGATTCGTAATTCCAAGCTTTTCTGCCCGTTTTTTACTTATGAATCCATGATGATCTTGAGGAGAAGGATAAAGGGGAGGAACATCAGAAATGTTTTTTCCTTTTAAAAGTTGATCAATTAGGAGAGCGGCATTACGTCCGACTTGATAATACGTAACACCAAAACTCCCCAAGACCTGATTTTTATAAACAGCTTCTGAATCGGCATTAAAAACAGGGATATTCATGCGATCCGCTTCTGCAACAATAGTTGGAAGAGCGGGCTGAATAGGGCCGCTTGTTCCAACATAAATAAAATCAACTTTATCTTTAAAAAGCTGCATGCGTTGAGGAATATCACGCGCTTGATCCACAGGGACAACAACAACTTTAAATCCTAATTTTTGAGCCGCCTTTTCCATAAGCCGGACAAGAGCAAAATCATTTGCATCTGCCGTTGCACGCATAATTCCAACTCTCTTTGCATTTGGCAAAAGATCTTTTGCAAATATTAAGAAAAGCTCAAGATCTTGTTGATCAGAGGAGCCTGTTACATTTTCATGAGATTTATCAGCAGAACGAACGAGCCCCGATTCTACGGGATCCGTAATTGCTGAAAAAACAATAGGAACATTTTTTTGACTATTTTTAAGCACTTGCGCAATAGGCGTGGAAAGAGCAACCATAATCTTAGGATTATGGGCCATCATGTTTGAAATCATTTGAGGGATAAGAGAATGATCAAAATTGACATGGGAAATTTTAAAAGAAATTGTCTCATTTTCCTTAAAACCTTTTTCCTCAAGACCTTCTTTGATTCCACGTATTGTTTCTTCTAAGGATGAGTGTGGCCCGTAATTGGCGATCGTTATAATTGGAAGTGTGGAATGAGGTTTTTTGAGTTCATAAACAATAAACCCCAAAAAAATAGAGACGAGCAAACCAATGAATATGTTTTTAGAACGCGTTGACATCAGAGACCTCTTTAGAAAAAGAAAAATTTAAGAAAAGCAAGAGCAAAGGGCAAACTATTTTTGCCATCGCCATCCTTTTATTAAAGATCTGTCTCTGTTTCCGTACATGTTTCAGGGTTTCCGAATTTCAAACCTTTTTAGACTCAACTTTTTGTTCCTTTTTAAAATAGCCTTTTTTCTGCATCATAAGTCAAGAAAAAAAAGAAAAATGTTTTATCCTCTTCCTTAATTTAAGACTTTAAAAGAATTTCGTTGTTTTTCTGCAGATGTCATTTTAAAAAATGATTTTAAAAAAATTAAAATCCTTGTGATTTTTCTTCTTTATTTTTGCAAAAACAATGTTCTAATAATTTATTTCTTATTATTTGACTTAATTTTTTAGCGTTCTTACAAAATTAGTTCTATAATAAAGTTTTAAAAAGGAAAAGTCAGAGATGTATACAAAAACAACCCATAATATCATGGTTAATGTTGATGTCATTTATCTTGAGGAACAATCTGATCCTTCTCAACACCATTATATGTGGGCTTATCGTATTCGCCTTGAAAATTTAGGAAAAGAATCTGTTAGGCTCATTGGACGCCATTGGAAAATCACAGACTCTATGGGAAAACTTCATGAATTTTATGGAGAGGGCGTTATTGGACAAACACCCACTCTGATTCCTCATGAACCTTTTGAATACACGAGTGGAACTCCCCTTTCAACGCCTTCAGGAATCATGGCCGGGAACTATATAATGCTTACGGAAAATGGAAAAGAACTTTCCATTGAAATTCCACCTTTCTCTCTTGATAGCCCTTATCAAACAACCTCACTTCATTAAAAGGACATGATTACTTTTAGGCCTATCTTCTTTATCATTGGATTTTTAGTCTTCGTCTTATCCTGCCTTATGACGATTCCAATGCTTCTTGAACTGCGTGATAGTACCCAAGAGTGGCAATCTTTTGCTCTTGCTGGGATTATTGGGGCTGTTATAAGTCTTTTATTTATTTTCTCCACCCATTCTGATGAACCTATTACACTGCGAACTCAGGAAGTCTTTTTATTAACAGCTTTAAGCTGGATTACCTTATGCTTATTAGGCAGCTTGCCTTTTTTTTTATCTCAAACGCTTTCTTTGACTTTTACAGATGCCGTTTTTGAATCAACTTCTGGCCTTACAACAACTGGCTCTACAATTTTAACTAACCTTGATCATGTCTCAAGAGGATTTCTTTTATGGCGTGCCCTGCTCCAAGGAATCGGAGGTATTGGAATCATCGTTATGGCTCTTACGATTCTTCCCTTCTTACGTATTGGTGGAATGCATCTTTTTCACAGTGAATTTTCTGATCGTTCTGAAAAAATACTTCCGCGCGTTTCTCAAATTACCTCTGCTATTTTCATGATATATTCTTTTCTTATCATCGTTTGCATTCTTCTTTTAAATCTGGCAGGAATGACACCTTTTGATGCTCTTTGTCATGGGCTTTCCACCATTTCAACAGGAGGTTTTTCCACCCATAATAATTCTATTAATGCTTATTCTAATAATACTCTCCTTCAAATTATTCTCATTATTTTTATGATTATTGGAGGAAGCACATTAATTCTATTTATTCGTTTTAGCCGTGGTGAGACCAGGGTTCTTTGGCAAGATGCTCAAATGCGTGCTTATTTGTATGTTTTAGGAACGTGCATTGCTCTCTTAAGCCTTTGGAATGTTACCGTCAACAATCAACCCATTGCGCAAAGTCTTCTCAATTCCTCTTTCAGTGTTGCGTCTATTATTACAACAACGGGCTTTATAACAGGTGACTATAGTACTTGG
It encodes:
- a CDS encoding ATP-binding cassette domain-containing protein produces the protein MLSLSKVCKSFPECVSPVLKEIDFSVEEGEFCIIIGSNGSGKSTLLKTISGVHSCDSGTIILDGEDITNKSLYQRSHLVSTVTQDISLAALTDMNVLENMTLSLLRGQKTRLKFYERHAYSIEKNLKELGLGYEKYLHLPLGSLSGGQRQVIACRMALSSNPKILLLDEHTSALDSKTERLVMEHMAQTIEKQKITTLMVTHNLQEALRYGTRLLIMNQGEFVYDIKGNDKKKLTLKKLENLFYQAETAYLENKEPKKL
- the apaG gene encoding Co2+/Mg2+ efflux protein ApaG, with product MYTKTTHNIMVNVDVIYLEEQSDPSQHHYMWAYRIRLENLGKESVRLIGRHWKITDSMGKLHEFYGEGVIGQTPTLIPHEPFEYTSGTPLSTPSGIMAGNYIMLTENGKELSIEIPPFSLDSPYQTTSLH
- a CDS encoding TrkH family potassium uptake protein: MITFRPIFFIIGFLVFVLSCLMTIPMLLELRDSTQEWQSFALAGIIGAVISLLFIFSTHSDEPITLRTQEVFLLTALSWITLCLLGSLPFFLSQTLSLTFTDAVFESTSGLTTTGSTILTNLDHVSRGFLLWRALLQGIGGIGIIVMALTILPFLRIGGMHLFHSEFSDRSEKILPRVSQITSAIFMIYSFLIIVCILLLNLAGMTPFDALCHGLSTISTGGFSTHNNSINAYSNNTLLQIILIIFMIIGGSTLILFIRFSRGETRVLWQDAQMRAYLYVLGTCIALLSLWNVTVNNQPIAQSLLNSSFSVASIITTTGFITGDYSTWGGFPVVLFFFLMFSGGCTGSTSGGIKIFRFQVLCLIARTHLKLLRLPHGIFIPIYNKHPISESITLSVLTFFTLYGFSFAAIAAALALTDLDLVTALSAAASSLGNVGPGLGNIIGPTGTFASLKNEAKWILTFAMLLGRLELLTILILFTPTFWRH
- a CDS encoding ABC transporter substrate-binding protein — protein: MSTRSKNIFIGLLVSIFLGFIVYELKKPHSTLPIITIANYGPHSSLEETIRGIKEGLEEKGFKENETISFKISHVNFDHSLIPQMISNMMAHNPKIMVALSTPIAQVLKNSQKNVPIVFSAITDPVESGLVRSADKSHENVTGSSDQQDLELFLIFAKDLLPNAKRVGIMRATADANDFALVRLMEKAAQKLGFKVVVVPVDQARDIPQRMQLFKDKVDFIYVGTSGPIQPALPTIVAEADRMNIPVFNADSEAVYKNQVLGSFGVTYYQVGRNAALLIDQLLKGKNISDVPPLYPSPQDHHGFISKKRAEKLGITNLNSTINITVIE